A window of Tripterygium wilfordii isolate XIE 37 chromosome 7, ASM1340144v1, whole genome shotgun sequence contains these coding sequences:
- the LOC120001321 gene encoding type III polyketide synthase B-like gives MCTKSLQNGLSENLASQLLFSNPYILCKICWHHNSLSAYYSTLIMQHSTVYIQSSHTLVLQVEGVEKTIALRIRRDMGSGEIAQVCSTKKANPGKAAILALGKAFPHQLVMQEFLVDGYFKNTNCEDPELKEKLTRLCKTTTVKTRYVVMSEEILKKYPELAVEGLPTVKQRLDICNNAVTQMAVEASQACIKNWGRSLSDITHIVYVSSSEARLPGGDLYLARELGISPETKRVMLYFSGCSGGVAGIRVAKDIAENNPGSRVLLATSETTIIGFKPPSADRPYDLVGVALFGDGAGAMIIGTGPVPGTERPLFELHTAIQNFLPNTEKTIDGKLTEEGISFKLARDLPQIIEDHIEGFCDKLMRVVGLTDKEYNKMFWAVHPGGPAILNRMEKRLDLLPEKLNASRRALMDYGNASSNTIVYVLEYMIEESLKMKGNQEDSEWGLILAFGPGITFEGILARNLTV, from the exons ATGTGTACCAAATCCCTACAAAATGGCCTAAGCGAAAATCTTGCTTCTCAACTACTCTTCTCAAACCCTTATATCTTATGTAAGATATGTTGGCACCATAATTCCCTTTCTGCTTATTATAGTACCTTGATCATGCAACATAGCACTGTATATATACAAAGCAGTCATACTCTTGTTTTGCAAGTTGAAGGAGTGGAGAAAACAATTGCTCTCAGAATCAGAAGAGACATGGGGAGTGGAGAGATTGCACAAGTTTGTTCAACAAAGAAGGCCAACCCTGGCAAAGCTGCAATTCTGGCTCTAGGCAAGGCCTTCCCTCACCAGCTTGTCATGCAAGAGTTTCTGGTTGATGGTTATTTCAAGAACACCAACTGCGAGGATCCAGAGCTGAAGGAGAAGCTGACTCGACTCT GTAAGACAACAACTGTTAAAACAAGGTATGTGGTAATGTCAGAAGAGATCCTAAAAAAGTACCCGGAGCTCGCAGTTGAGGGACTTCCCACAGTAAAGCAGAGATTAGATATTTGTAACAATGCAGTAACACAGATGGCTGTTGAAGCTTCACAAGCATGTATCAAGAATTGGGGCAGATCCTTATCTGACATAACACACATAGTCTATGTATCCTCAAGTGAAGCTCGGCTTCCAGGCGGAGACCTTTACCTGGCAAGAGAACTGGGAATCAGCCCCGAGACTAAGCGGGTCATGCTCTACTTTTCAGGCTGCTCTGGTGGCGTTGCAGGCATTCGCGTAGCCAAGGATATCGCTGAGAACAATCCTGGAAGCAGAGTTCTGCTAGCTACTTCAGAGACTACCATTATTGGATTCAAACCACCTAGTGCTGACAGACCGTATGATTTAGTTGGTGTTGCACTATTTGGGGATGGCGCTGGAGCAATGATCATAGGCACAGGCCCAGTTCCAGGCACCGAGAGGCCTCTTTTCGAGCTTCATACAGCAATCCAGAATTTTTTGCCAAATACGGAGAAGACTATTGATGGGAAACTCACTGAAGAGGGAATTAGCTTCAAGCTAGCAAGGGATCTTCCTCAGATAATTGAAGATCACATTGAGGGGTTTTGTGATAAGCTGATGAGAGTTGTTGGATTAACTGATAAGGAGTATAACAAGATGTTTTGGGCAGTTCATCCTGGTGGCCCTGCAATCTTAAATCGCATGGAGAAACGACTCGATTTATTGCCAGAGAAACTTAACGCCAGTCGACGAGCTCTAATGGACTATGGTAATGCTAGCAGTAACACCATTGTGTATGTGTTGGAGTACATGATAGAGGAGAGCTTAAAGATGAAGGGAAATCAAGAAGATAGTGAATGGGGCTTGATTCTGGCTTTTGGACCTGGAATTACCTTTGAGGGAATTCTAGCAAGGAACCTTACTGTCTAA